In the genome of Nocardia sp. NBC_00416, one region contains:
- a CDS encoding LLM class flavin-dependent oxidoreductase — MKRIYLNAFDMACVGHQSPGLWKHPADQGHRYNELGYWTDLARRLEDGGFDALFLADVLGAYDVYGGSRDAAVADAAQFPVNDPTLAVSAMAAVTERLGFGVTISLTYEQPYALARRLTTLDHLTGGRVAWNIVTSYLASAARNMGLDDQIPHDERYEIAEEYLEVCYKLWESSWEHDAVQRDPQRGVYTDPAKVHDIEHKGHYFTVPGPFLCEPSPQRTPTLFQAGASPRGVRFAAAHAEAVFVSGPNPEVVRRPVRALREAAAELGRDPRSIKVFTMLTPIVAETREQALAELRSYEQLVSVEGALALFGGWTGVDLSQADPDEPLRHVETEANRSALTSFTSDPTRTWTPRDLATSLGIGGRGPVVVGSAGEVADELERWVDEADIDGFNIAYVTTPGTFADFSRLVVPELRRRGRVPEQTEHATLREKLGGDGPLLAADHPGAAYRR, encoded by the coding sequence ATGAAACGCATATACCTCAACGCCTTCGATATGGCCTGTGTCGGCCATCAGTCACCGGGACTGTGGAAACATCCCGCCGACCAGGGCCACCGCTACAACGAACTCGGCTACTGGACCGACCTGGCCCGCCGGCTCGAGGACGGCGGCTTCGACGCGCTGTTCCTGGCCGACGTACTCGGCGCCTACGACGTGTACGGCGGCTCCCGCGACGCGGCGGTCGCCGATGCCGCGCAGTTCCCGGTGAACGATCCGACCCTGGCGGTCTCGGCCATGGCCGCGGTCACCGAACGGCTGGGATTCGGGGTGACGATCTCGCTGACCTACGAGCAGCCGTACGCGCTGGCCCGGCGACTCACCACGCTCGATCACCTCACCGGCGGGCGGGTCGCGTGGAATATCGTCACGTCCTACCTGGCCAGTGCCGCACGAAATATGGGACTGGACGATCAGATTCCGCACGACGAACGGTACGAGATCGCCGAGGAGTATCTCGAGGTCTGCTACAAGCTGTGGGAATCGTCGTGGGAACACGATGCGGTGCAACGAGATCCACAACGCGGCGTTTACACCGACCCCGCGAAGGTCCACGATATCGAGCACAAAGGCCATTACTTCACGGTGCCGGGTCCGTTCCTGTGCGAGCCGTCACCGCAGCGCACCCCGACCCTGTTCCAGGCCGGTGCCTCCCCACGTGGGGTCCGGTTCGCGGCCGCGCACGCGGAAGCGGTGTTCGTGTCCGGACCGAATCCGGAGGTGGTGCGGCGCCCGGTGCGGGCGCTGCGCGAGGCGGCGGCCGAACTCGGGCGCGATCCCCGCTCGATCAAGGTGTTCACCATGCTGACGCCGATCGTGGCCGAAACCCGTGAACAGGCGCTGGCCGAACTGAGGTCCTACGAGCAGCTCGTGAGCGTCGAGGGCGCGCTCGCGCTGTTCGGCGGGTGGACGGGGGTGGATCTGTCCCAGGCCGACCCGGACGAGCCTTTGCGGCACGTGGAAACCGAGGCGAACCGGTCGGCACTGACCTCCTTCACCTCGGACCCGACCCGGACTTGGACACCGCGAGACCTTGCTACCTCGCTCGGGATAGGTGGGCGAGGGCCAGTTGTCGTCGGGTCGGCAGGGGAGGTCGCCGACGAGTTGGAACGCTGGGTCGACGAGGCCGATATCGACGGTTTCAATATCGCCTACGTGACGACACCGGGGACCTTTGCCGACTTCTCCCGTCTCGTAGTGCCCGAGCTGCGACGACGTGGGCGGGTCCCGGAGCAGACCGAACACGCCACCTTGCGGGAGAAGCTGGGAGGTGACGGCCCGCTGCTCGCCGCTGATCACCCGGGCGCCGCGTACCGACGGTAG
- a CDS encoding DUF222 domain-containing protein: MKTHSTALAPDTRTPGWPDLADVDLLRALVETERRRRRLDAAMRAAVAEAERRGLAADTGYRDTADLLTDLLRISAPEARRRIECAAPQAPSRSRKMWRALAVAS; the protein is encoded by the coding sequence GTGAAGACACATTCGACCGCGCTCGCGCCGGATACCCGAACACCAGGATGGCCGGATCTGGCCGATGTCGACCTGCTGCGCGCCCTCGTCGAAACCGAACGCCGGCGGAGGCGACTGGACGCTGCCATGCGCGCGGCCGTCGCTGAAGCCGAGCGTCGTGGCCTCGCCGCGGACACCGGCTATCGGGACACCGCGGACCTATTGACCGATCTGCTGCGGATCAGTGCGCCCGAAGCGCGCCGACGAATCGAATGCGCGGCTCCGCAGGCACCCTCGCGTTCCAGAAAGATGTGGAGGGCGCTGGCGGTCGCGAGCTGA